The following proteins are co-located in the Nerophis lumbriciformis linkage group LG22, RoL_Nlum_v2.1, whole genome shotgun sequence genome:
- the rps2 gene encoding small ribosomal subunit protein uS5 isoform X1 has translation MVTQTEPRGSKFNMADTEVASQSGGYDVEWFVETPDYDLICTICQGVLRCPVRATCHHIFCKKCILRWLKRQETCPCCRKPINACKIYVMFRLSKSIGHLKIKQMADDAGGRGGFRGGFGPGGRGRGRGRGRGRGRGRGARGGKSEDKEWVPVTKLGRLVKDVKIKSLEEIYLYSLPIKESEIIDFFLGSSLKDEVLKIMPVQKQTRAGQRTRFKAFVAIGDYNGHVGLGVKCSKEVATAIRGAIILAKLSIVPVRRGYWGNKIGKPHTVPCKVTGHCGSVLVRLIPAPRGTGIVSAPVPKKLLMMAGIDDCYTSARGCTATLGNFAKATFDAISKTYSYLTPDLWKETIFTKSPYQEYTDHLAKTHTRVSVQREQAVQAAPT, from the exons ATGGTAACCCAAACAGAGCCGAGGGGGTCCAAGTTCAATATG GCGGACACAGAGGTGGCATCCCAAAGTGGAGGCTACGACGTGGAGTGGTTTGTGGAAACCCCAGATTACGATCTCATCTGCACCATCTGCCAGGGGGTCCTGCGTTGTCCTGTCAGAGCAACGTGCCACCACATTTTCTGCAAGAAGTGCATTTTACGGTGGCTGAAAAG ACAGGAGACGTGCCCTTGCTGCAGAAAGCCCATTAACGCGTGCAAGATCTATGTCATGTTCAGACTGAGCAAGTCGATTGGACACTTGAAGATAAAG CAAATGGCGGACGACGCCGGTGGTAGAGGAGGTTTTCGCGGAGGTTTCGGCCCAGGTGGCCGGGGTCGTGGCCGTGGACGCGGCAGAGGCCGTGGTAGAGGACGCGGTGCCCGGGGCGGCAAGTCCGAGGACAAGGAA TGGGTCCCTGTAACCAAGCTGGGCCGCCTGGTTAAGGACGTGAAGATCAAGTCCCTGGAGGAGATCTATCTCTACTCTCTGCCTATCAAG GAGTCTGAAATCATTGACTTCTTCCTGGGTTCGTCTCTGAAAGATGAGGTTCTGAAGATCATGCCTGTCCAGAAGCAGACCAGGGCTGGTCAGCGCACCAGATTCAAG GCTTTTGTTGCCATTGGCGACTACAACGGCCACGTTGGTCTGGGAGTGAAATGCTCCAAGGAGGTGGCCACTGCCATCCGCGGCGCCATCATTTTGGCCAAGCTGTCCATCGTCCCAGTCAGGAGAGGTTACTGGGGTAACAAGATCGGCAAGCCCCACACCGTACCCTGCAAGGTGACCGGTCACTGCGGCTCGGTCCTGGTGCGTCTCATCCCTGCACCCCGTGGTACTGGCATCGTGTCTGCTCCTGTGCCCAAGAAGCTGCTCATGATGGCTGGTATTGACGACTGCTACACCTCTGCAAGAGGCTGCACTGCCACGCTTGGCAACTTTG CCAAGGCCACCTTTGATGCCATCTCCAAGACTTACAGCTACCTGACCCCTGATCTCTGGAAGGAGACCATTTTCACCAAGTCTCCCTACCAG GAGTACACCGACCATCTGGCCAAGACTCACACCAGAGTGTCCGTGCAGAGAGAGCAGGCTGTCCAGGCAGCACCCACCTAA
- the rps2 gene encoding small ribosomal subunit protein uS5 isoform X2, which produces MADDAGGRGGFRGGFGPGGRGRGRGRGRGRGRGRGARGGKSEDKEWVPVTKLGRLVKDVKIKSLEEIYLYSLPIKESEIIDFFLGSSLKDEVLKIMPVQKQTRAGQRTRFKAFVAIGDYNGHVGLGVKCSKEVATAIRGAIILAKLSIVPVRRGYWGNKIGKPHTVPCKVTGHCGSVLVRLIPAPRGTGIVSAPVPKKLLMMAGIDDCYTSARGCTATLGNFAKATFDAISKTYSYLTPDLWKETIFTKSPYQEYTDHLAKTHTRVSVQREQAVQAAPT; this is translated from the exons ATGGCGGACGACGCCGGTGGTAGAGGAGGTTTTCGCGGAGGTTTCGGCCCAGGTGGCCGGGGTCGTGGCCGTGGACGCGGCAGAGGCCGTGGTAGAGGACGCGGTGCCCGGGGCGGCAAGTCCGAGGACAAGGAA TGGGTCCCTGTAACCAAGCTGGGCCGCCTGGTTAAGGACGTGAAGATCAAGTCCCTGGAGGAGATCTATCTCTACTCTCTGCCTATCAAG GAGTCTGAAATCATTGACTTCTTCCTGGGTTCGTCTCTGAAAGATGAGGTTCTGAAGATCATGCCTGTCCAGAAGCAGACCAGGGCTGGTCAGCGCACCAGATTCAAG GCTTTTGTTGCCATTGGCGACTACAACGGCCACGTTGGTCTGGGAGTGAAATGCTCCAAGGAGGTGGCCACTGCCATCCGCGGCGCCATCATTTTGGCCAAGCTGTCCATCGTCCCAGTCAGGAGAGGTTACTGGGGTAACAAGATCGGCAAGCCCCACACCGTACCCTGCAAGGTGACCGGTCACTGCGGCTCGGTCCTGGTGCGTCTCATCCCTGCACCCCGTGGTACTGGCATCGTGTCTGCTCCTGTGCCCAAGAAGCTGCTCATGATGGCTGGTATTGACGACTGCTACACCTCTGCAAGAGGCTGCACTGCCACGCTTGGCAACTTTG CCAAGGCCACCTTTGATGCCATCTCCAAGACTTACAGCTACCTGACCCCTGATCTCTGGAAGGAGACCATTTTCACCAAGTCTCCCTACCAG GAGTACACCGACCATCTGGCCAAGACTCACACCAGAGTGTCCGTGCAGAGAGAGCAGGCTGTCCAGGCAGCACCCACCTAA
- the rnf151 gene encoding RING finger protein 151, translating into MSCLYELVPCPYLGCNAQLLRCELDTHSRHCDHWREPCHMGCGTILSQRTRSEHNCYMQLKQQYNDRNKDYGVMAVALQRKMRRMQKTMTRMEEQIKLMCGSLEASEDANEAGEGANEAEDDVNEAEEDLGEGSSSSAESSSGDSTS; encoded by the coding sequence ATGAGCTGTTTGTACGAGCTCGTCCCTTGCCCGTACCTAGGCTGCAACGCTCAGCTCCTGCGCTGCGAGCTGGACACCCACTCGCGCCACTGCGACCACTGGCGCGAGCCCTGCCACATGGGCTGCGGCACCATCTTGTCTCAGCGCACCCGGAGCGAGCACAACTGCTACATGCAGCTGAAGCAGCAGTACAATGACAGGAACAAGGACTACGGCGTCATGGCCGTCGCCCTGCAGAGGAAGATGAGGAGGATGCAAAAGACGATGACCCGCATGGAGGAGCAGATCAAGTTGATGTGCGGGAGCCTGGAGGCGTCGGAGGACGCCAACGAGGCGGGGGAGGGCGCCAACGAGGCGGAGGACGACGTCAACGAGGCGGAGGAGGACTTGGGAGAGGGCAGCTCCAGTTCTGCCGAGTCGTCAAGCGGCGACAGCACCAGCTGA